GGACTATTTTCATCTTTCCTCCATTAAATATTAAGAATATTTATTCATTTTCTCTATAACATAATCTATTTCTTCTTTAGTCATTCCATTATATATAGGTAGACTAATAACTGTTTCAGCATAATTTTCTGTTATTGGAAAATCTCCCTTTTTATACCCTAAATCTTCATAAGCTTTTGATAGATGTGGGGGTATTGGATAATGTATAACTGTTCCTATTCCATTTTCTTCTAAATATTTTTGAAATTTATTTCTATCTTCCACTCTTACAACAAATAAATGCCATACATGAGTACAATTTTTATTGACTCCCGGTAAGATTAATAACGGGTTTTTTATTTCTTCTAAATATCTTTTCATTATATTTTCTCTTTCATCATTAAGTTCATCTAAATGAGAAAGTTTAATACTTAATAATCCAGCTTGTAATTCATCTAATCTAGCATTATATCCAACTTCTACATGATGATATTTTTTTTCACTTCCATAGCTTCTTAACAATTTTATTCTTTTGTATATTTCTTCACTATTTGTAGTTATTGCCCCACCATCACCAAAACAACCTAAATTTTTTCCAGGATAAAAACTGAAACAACCAATATCTCCAAAACTTCCAATTTTTTTCCCATTATACTCTGCCCCATGTGCTTGGGCACAATCTTCTACAAGTTTTAGATTGTATTTTTTACATAATTCTAATATTTTCTCCATATTAGTTGCTTGTCCATATAAGTGCACTACACAAATAGCTTTAGTTTTACTTGTTATTTTTTCTTCTATTTTATTAACATCAATATTATAATACTTATCTGGTTCCACAAATATTGGAGTAGCACCATTCATTGTTATAGCCATAACTGTTGCTATAAAAGTATTAGCTTGGACTATTACTTCATCTCCATTCTTTATATTTAAAGCTCTAAAAGCTAAAACCAGTGCATTAAGTCCATTGTCTATTCCTAAAGAATATTTAGTACCTATATATTTTGAAAATTTTTTTCAAAAGTCTCAGTTTCTTCACCAAGTATATACCAACCTTTCCTTAATATTGATAATGCTTTTTCTTCATACTCGTTTTGATATTTTTTATACTGTCTTTCTAAAATGCTAAATGGTACTTTCATCATCTTTTCCCTCCCATTTTAAATATTCTTCATAATCTCTTATATAATCATTTTCATTATATACTTCTGAAGCTGCAACACATAAAATACTTCCCTCTTTTAAAGAAATAAATTCTCTCCAATATCCTTTTTCAACTACAAGTATCTTAGTTGGATCATCTAAAATATATGATTGTTTTTCTTTTCCGTTTGTAAATTCAACTTCTATTTTTCCATAAGGACAAAACATTACCTGCTTTAATTCTTTATGTGCATGAAATCCTCTCCTGTTTTCTTTTGAAAATTCATATATATAATAAATTCTTTTTATATCAAAATTTATATCTTTATTTTTTTCAAAAAAACTTAAATTTCCACCATTAGAAGTTATTTTTTTTATTATTATTTCTTTAATTCCTTCCATTTAATACTCCATTCTTTATTTTTTTAGTAAATGTTTTAAGTCTTTTATATAATTTAAAATTATTACCCCAAAAGTTAAAGAATAAATAATTTTGTAATAAATATATTCTTTTAAGAAAAAATTACAATATATCCCCATTATTAATAATCCTGTAATGACTAGAAATCTTTTTGATATACTAAAAAGATTTAACTTATAGCAAATTATGCACATTAAAATTACTGAAATAAAATAACTATTTAATGTAGAAAAAGCTGCTCCTTCTATACCATAATTTTTTATTAAAATATAATTTAAAAATATATTTAATAAGGCTCCCAAAAACAAGGCTGCTGTGGATAAATAACTTTTTTTAACTACTATAACTTGAT
Above is a window of Fusobacterium varium DNA encoding:
- the arnB_2 gene encoding UDP-4-amino-4-deoxy-L-arabinose--oxoglutarate aminotransferase: MAITMNGATPIFVEPDKYYNIDVNKIEEKITSKTKAICVVHLYGQATNMEKILELCKKYNLKLVEDCAQAHGAEYNGKKIGSFGDIGCFSFYPGKNLGCFGDGGAITTNSEEIYKRIKLLRSYGSEKKYHHVEVGYNARLDELQAGLLSIKLSHLDELNDERENIMKRYLEEIKNPLLILPGVNKNCTHVWHLFVVRVEDRNKFQKYLEENGIGTVIHYPIPPHLSKAYEDLGYKKGDFPITENYAETVISLPIYNGMTKEEIDYVIEKMNKYS
- a CDS encoding WxcM-like, C-terminal, yielding MEGIKEIIIKKITSNGGNLSFFEKNKDINFDIKRIYYIYEFSKENRRGFHAHKELKQVMFCPYGKIEVEFTNGKEKQSYILDDPTKILVVEKGYWREFISLKEGSILCVAASEVYNENDYIRDYEEYLKWEGKDDESTI